A DNA window from Flammeovirga agarivorans contains the following coding sequences:
- a CDS encoding GH92 family glycosyl hydrolase, with protein sequence MNKYLLFFFTVTFIGCQPTNKRTQLNITTDYTQYVNPFIGTDGTGHTFPGPSRPFAMVQPGPDNTSQGWDYTSGYQLKDSTILGFSQTRASGTGISEFGDILILPFTTSNRKTRKLNEKAEIGYYSVDLENKTKAELTSTERVALHRYTFPNDKANIYINLQHGLRFTVDSLNLVLEANSEINTRENSISGYAHTKNWVERKYFYHIKFDHPIQEIEKFPKHNKEKADKYIINFKTDSLLVKVALSSVSVEGAINNMDTELPHWDFSKVVQSSKEIWNNYLSKIDIEETSKRHKEIFYTSLYHLFLQPSNIADVDGKYRGPDDEIHKGYNKEYYSTLSLWDTYRAAHPLYTLITPLKVDAFVNTMIDHSQQQGFLPIWTAWGQENYCMIGNHSIPVIVDAYVKGFSDFDATKALDAMVESSIVRHLKSDWEMYNKYGYYPFDLIDNESVSRTLESGLDDYSISLMAEMMGKEKLHESFNRRSMFYKNLFDDSTGLMRGKDSNGKFRTPFDPLTPTSPMNNPGDYTEANAWQYTWTPMQYDVEGYTELLGGKDNFTKLLDEFFSTESNGDNKHLGQEAMIGQYAHGNEPSHHIAYLYAYSDKPEKGEELVSRIYDEFYDNTPRGITGNDDCGQMSAWYIFSTLGFYPVNPVNSEFVIMKPQVSNAKILLGDDLVFEVRSSVPKGESVTKITYNGKEIKDRIITYPQIMSGGVLEFK encoded by the coding sequence ATGAATAAATACCTTTTATTTTTTTTCACTGTAACTTTTATTGGATGTCAACCTACAAATAAAAGAACACAGTTAAATATTACCACTGATTATACTCAATATGTTAACCCTTTTATTGGTACTGATGGAACCGGACATACTTTTCCAGGACCAAGCAGGCCCTTTGCAATGGTACAGCCAGGTCCAGATAACACAAGTCAGGGCTGGGATTATACCTCAGGTTACCAACTAAAAGATTCAACAATTTTAGGATTTTCTCAAACAAGAGCAAGTGGTACAGGTATTAGTGAATTTGGAGATATTCTGATTTTACCTTTTACAACAAGCAATAGGAAAACCCGTAAGCTAAATGAAAAAGCTGAAATAGGATATTATTCTGTTGACCTTGAAAATAAAACTAAGGCAGAATTAACATCTACAGAAAGAGTAGCATTACACAGATATACTTTTCCAAACGATAAGGCCAACATATATATCAACCTTCAACATGGATTAAGATTTACAGTTGATAGCCTTAATTTAGTTCTTGAAGCAAACTCTGAAATTAATACAAGAGAAAATTCAATTTCAGGATATGCACATACCAAGAATTGGGTAGAAAGAAAATATTTCTATCATATTAAGTTTGATCACCCAATACAAGAAATAGAAAAATTCCCAAAACATAATAAAGAAAAAGCAGATAAGTATATTATCAATTTTAAGACTGACTCTTTATTGGTTAAGGTTGCCTTATCTTCAGTGAGTGTAGAAGGAGCTATTAATAATATGGATACTGAACTGCCTCATTGGGATTTTAGTAAAGTAGTACAAAGTTCTAAAGAAATTTGGAATAACTATTTATCAAAAATTGATATTGAAGAAACTTCCAAAAGGCATAAAGAGATTTTTTATACAAGTCTATATCATCTGTTCTTACAACCTTCCAACATTGCGGATGTCGATGGTAAATACAGAGGTCCCGATGATGAAATACATAAAGGGTATAATAAAGAATATTATTCTACACTATCATTATGGGATACCTACAGGGCTGCTCATCCATTATATACCTTAATTACACCCTTAAAAGTAGATGCTTTTGTCAATACGATGATAGATCATAGTCAGCAACAAGGTTTTTTACCTATTTGGACTGCTTGGGGACAAGAAAACTATTGCATGATTGGTAATCACTCTATTCCTGTAATTGTAGATGCTTATGTAAAAGGATTTAGTGATTTTGATGCGACTAAGGCATTAGATGCAATGGTAGAATCATCAATTGTTCGTCATTTGAAGTCAGATTGGGAAATGTATAACAAATACGGTTACTATCCTTTTGATCTAATTGATAATGAATCTGTTTCAAGAACATTAGAAAGTGGATTAGATGATTACAGTATCTCTTTAATGGCGGAAATGATGGGGAAAGAAAAGTTGCATGAGTCTTTTAATCGTAGATCGATGTTCTATAAAAACTTATTTGATGATAGTACTGGTTTGATGAGAGGAAAAGATTCAAATGGTAAGTTCAGAACACCCTTTGATCCACTTACGCCAACATCTCCAATGAATAATCCAGGAGACTACACCGAAGCAAATGCATGGCAATATACTTGGACTCCTATGCAGTATGATGTTGAAGGATATACAGAGTTATTAGGAGGTAAAGACAACTTCACAAAGTTATTGGATGAATTTTTTAGTACCGAATCTAATGGCGATAATAAACATTTAGGGCAAGAAGCAATGATAGGACAATACGCTCATGGAAATGAACCATCTCATCATATTGCATATTTATATGCTTACTCTGATAAACCTGAAAAAGGAGAAGAATTAGTATCGAGAATCTATGATGAATTCTATGATAATACACCTAGAGGTATCACTGGTAATGATGATTGTGGACAAATGAGTGCATGGTATATTTTTTCAACTCTGGGTTTTTATCCTGTCAACCCAGTGAACTCTGAATTTGTCATTATGAAACCACAAGTTTCCAATGCAAAAATTTTATTGGGGGATGATCTTGTTTTTGAGGTAAGATCATCAGTACCAAAAGGAGAGAGCGTAACAAAAATCACTTATAATGGAAAAGAAATAAAGGACAGAATAATTACTTATCCTCAGATAATGAGTGGTGGTGTATTAGAGTTTAAATAA
- a CDS encoding UDP-N-acetylmuramoyl-tripeptide--D-alanyl-D-alanine ligase — protein sequence MKIEEIYKIFLSTSEVSTDSRNINKNCLFFALKGGNFDGNKYAKGAIEKGAAFAIVDDKSVAENERFILVDDVLSTLQELAAYHRDQFDIPVIAVTGSNGKTTTKEILLRICETTFKTHATKGNFNNHIGVPLTLLDMPKNTEVALIEMGDNHVGEVAELCKIAKPTQGFVTNIGKDHIEGFGSFEQNIRAKSEIFDYLIKNNGIIYINSKDEILKNMSKRMKNPILYGDEYDFAFLEFIEVNPFIVYKDRQENIIETNLFGAYNFENILTAFTVGKKLGIEPNVMNKAIASYSPSNNRSEIVKTEKNTLILDAYNANPSSMEVALKNLSLIDSDKQKYVMLGDMFELGEISSEEHSNIINLAQTSGFKETFFIGERFSEFNQNNNQFFQSKEEFIDYLKSQNIKDSIILIKGSRSMGLEALKEVL from the coding sequence ATGAAAATTGAAGAAATATATAAGATCTTTCTGAGTACCAGTGAAGTATCAACTGACTCTAGAAATATTAATAAAAACTGTCTTTTTTTTGCTTTGAAAGGCGGAAATTTTGATGGTAATAAATATGCTAAAGGTGCAATTGAGAAAGGAGCTGCTTTTGCTATTGTTGATGACAAATCTGTTGCTGAAAATGAGCGATTTATATTAGTCGATGATGTTTTATCAACATTACAAGAACTAGCTGCATACCATAGAGATCAATTTGACATACCTGTTATTGCGGTGACTGGTTCTAACGGTAAGACGACTACGAAAGAAATCCTGCTTCGCATATGTGAAACAACTTTCAAAACTCATGCAACAAAAGGTAATTTCAATAACCACATTGGCGTCCCTCTAACATTACTTGATATGCCCAAAAATACTGAAGTGGCTTTAATTGAAATGGGTGACAATCATGTTGGCGAAGTTGCTGAACTATGTAAAATAGCAAAACCAACTCAAGGGTTCGTTACCAATATCGGTAAAGACCATATTGAGGGCTTTGGTAGCTTTGAACAAAATATAAGAGCAAAGAGTGAAATCTTTGACTACTTGATAAAAAACAATGGAATTATATACATCAATTCTAAAGATGAAATTCTAAAAAACATGTCAAAACGTATGAAGAACCCAATACTTTACGGTGATGAATACGATTTTGCATTTTTAGAATTTATTGAAGTTAATCCATTTATTGTATATAAAGACAGACAAGAAAATATTATCGAAACCAATCTATTTGGTGCTTATAATTTTGAAAATATCCTCACTGCTTTTACTGTTGGAAAAAAATTAGGGATTGAACCAAATGTGATGAATAAAGCAATAGCTTCTTATTCTCCATCCAACAATAGATCTGAGATCGTTAAAACAGAAAAAAATACATTAATTCTTGATGCTTACAATGCAAACCCATCATCCATGGAAGTCGCTTTGAAGAACCTATCTTTAATTGATAGTGATAAGCAGAAGTATGTTATGTTGGGTGATATGTTCGAATTAGGAGAAATATCCTCTGAAGAACATTCCAACATCATTAATCTTGCACAAACATCAGGTTTTAAAGAAACTTTCTTTATTGGTGAACGTTTCTCTGAGTTCAATCAGAACAATAACCAATTTTTTCAATCGAAAGAGGAATTTATTGATTATTTAAAATCTCAAAATATAAAAGATTCCATCATTCTAATAAAAGGTTCAAGGTCTATGGGATTAGAAGCTTTAAAGGAAGTGTTGTAA
- the mdh gene encoding malate dehydrogenase gives MKVTVVGAGAVGASCAEYIAIKDFADEIVLVDIKEGFAEGKAMDLMQTASLNGFDSTITGVTNDYAATAGSDVAVITSGIPRKPGMTREELITTNANIVKTVAENLIKHSPEVIIIVVSNPMDTMTYLAAKATGLPKNRIIGMGGALDSARFKYRLAEAIGCPQSDVSGMVIGGHSDVGMVPLIEKATRNSVPVSEFLSEEQKSGIVEATKVGGATLTKLLGTSAWYAPGAAVSELVKAIALDSKKMFPCSALLEGEYGLNDLCIGVPVILGKNGIEKIVEIELSEDEQAKLNTSAEGVKKTNGLLNVEA, from the coding sequence ATGAAAGTAACAGTCGTAGGAGCAGGCGCAGTAGGCGCGAGCTGTGCAGAATACATCGCTATTAAAGATTTCGCAGACGAAATCGTATTGGTTGACATCAAGGAAGGATTCGCAGAAGGTAAAGCAATGGACTTGATGCAAACTGCTTCTTTAAATGGATTCGATTCAACTATCACAGGTGTGACAAATGATTATGCAGCTACTGCAGGTTCAGATGTTGCTGTAATCACTTCAGGTATCCCACGTAAGCCAGGTATGACTCGTGAGGAGCTAATCACTACAAACGCGAATATCGTTAAAACTGTAGCTGAAAACTTAATTAAGCATTCTCCAGAAGTAATCATCATTGTTGTTTCTAACCCAATGGATACAATGACTTACTTAGCAGCAAAAGCTACTGGTCTTCCTAAAAACCGTATCATCGGTATGGGTGGTGCTTTAGATAGTGCTCGTTTCAAATATCGTTTAGCTGAAGCTATCGGTTGTCCTCAATCAGATGTTTCAGGTATGGTAATCGGTGGTCACTCAGACGTAGGTATGGTACCATTGATCGAAAAAGCTACTCGTAACTCAGTTCCTGTATCAGAATTCTTAAGCGAAGAGCAAAAATCAGGTATCGTAGAAGCTACTAAAGTTGGTGGTGCTACATTAACTAAATTATTAGGTACTTCAGCTTGGTATGCTCCAGGTGCAGCTGTATCTGAATTAGTTAAAGCAATCGCTTTAGATTCTAAGAAAATGTTCCCATGTTCTGCTCTATTAGAAGGAGAGTATGGCTTAAATGATCTTTGTATCGGTGTACCTGTAATCTTAGGTAAAAACGGTATCGAGAAAATCGTTGAGATTGAATTATCAGAAGATGAGCAAGCTAAATTAAATACTTCAGCTGAAGGCGTTAAGAAAACTAACGGTCTTTTAAACGTTGAAGCTTAA
- the hemG gene encoding protoporphyrinogen oxidase, with product MNIGIIGGGISGLTTAYFLNKKGYNCTVLEKQSKVGGCISTEKIDGRIFENGPNSLLLTSQHINFINELGLGEELLQALDTNKDRFVLKGGKYQILPSGPHNFFTNHFFSFSAKLKIITEFFRRNKPTEKIESLYDFFLRRFNKEICDYALDPFVSGIYAGDPKKLVIKAAFPALYEAEKDYGSIIKGMINQRKNSKAEGASTERRKAYSFKNGLSVFTNKIAEQVDVKTSQEVKNISKGESGFEVVTSTETFQFDKVVIASNAIGTASFLKEMLPDVAQRLENIPAPPMCVVHSIYKKSDAQNAPQGFGGLNPKVENVFTSGSIWTSSIFPNRTNGDEILITTFVGGMQNIEKTELSEKEVLASVHDELTNTIEVSGEPVFQKYYKWNRAIPQYTEEVLELWDSLENNPIEGLFISANWKGGISVPNCIDQAIELTKSFEELKK from the coding sequence ATGAATATAGGAATAATAGGAGGAGGGATATCAGGTCTGACAACGGCTTATTTTCTGAATAAGAAAGGGTACAATTGTACTGTTCTTGAGAAACAATCAAAAGTAGGTGGATGTATATCTACTGAAAAAATTGATGGGAGGATTTTTGAGAATGGCCCCAATTCATTATTGCTAACATCACAGCATATTAATTTTATTAATGAACTAGGGTTAGGAGAAGAGTTACTCCAAGCATTAGATACTAATAAGGATAGATTCGTTTTAAAAGGAGGGAAATACCAAATACTTCCTTCTGGACCACATAATTTCTTTACTAATCATTTCTTTAGCTTTTCAGCTAAATTAAAAATTATCACAGAGTTTTTTAGAAGGAATAAACCTACCGAAAAAATTGAATCGTTATACGACTTCTTTTTAAGACGTTTCAATAAAGAAATCTGTGATTACGCATTAGATCCATTTGTTTCAGGAATATATGCAGGTGATCCAAAAAAATTGGTCATTAAAGCTGCGTTTCCTGCCCTTTATGAAGCGGAAAAAGATTATGGTTCTATCATTAAAGGAATGATAAATCAGCGAAAAAATTCTAAAGCTGAAGGAGCTTCTACAGAGCGTAGGAAAGCATATAGTTTCAAAAATGGTCTATCTGTTTTTACCAATAAAATTGCAGAACAAGTTGATGTGAAGACTTCTCAAGAAGTGAAAAACATCTCAAAAGGTGAAAGCGGTTTTGAGGTGGTTACTTCTACAGAAACTTTCCAATTTGATAAAGTGGTCATTGCATCCAATGCAATTGGAACAGCGAGCTTCTTGAAAGAAATGTTACCAGATGTAGCTCAGAGATTAGAAAATATTCCTGCGCCTCCAATGTGTGTGGTTCATTCAATTTATAAAAAGAGTGATGCACAAAACGCTCCACAAGGTTTTGGTGGTTTAAACCCAAAAGTTGAAAATGTATTTACTTCTGGTAGTATATGGACCAGTAGTATCTTCCCAAACAGAACCAATGGTGATGAAATTTTGATTACTACTTTTGTGGGTGGTATGCAGAATATAGAGAAAACAGAACTTTCTGAAAAAGAAGTTTTGGCAAGTGTACATGATGAACTAACTAATACTATAGAAGTTTCCGGAGAGCCTGTATTTCAAAAATATTATAAATGGAATAGGGCTATTCCTCAGTACACTGAAGAAGTATTGGAATTGTGGGATTCTCTAGAAAATAACCCAATTGAAGGGTTGTTTATCTCTGCCAATTGGAAAGGAGGTATATCTGTGCCGAATTGCATCGACCAAGCGATAGAGCTTACAAAATCATTTGAGGAATTAAAAAAATAG